The genomic interval GATGATATCATTCGGTACCTGCACTGCTGCCTGGAAGAGAAACGCCTCAACCACTTCTTCTTTGGCAACGAGATGGTGCCCGATGTGATTGTCCTGCCACCAGCCTTCCAATTTTCTGGCCCAGTCAACCTTTTCGAGCACCTGGAGCAGGACACGCATGCCTACACCCACGCGCTAGAAGAGTTCCAGGAGCTGCGCAATCGGCTCACAAGACTGATGATCTATGGACGCTGAAAGAGGCCTTCGTGCACAGACAGGGCACTCTGCTGACAGCGGGTGACCAACTCTTACCACTCTGGGGGGAGCCAGACCTCATGCAGCTCAAGAGACTGCTTCATGGACGTTTGACGCAGAGACTGCTGATACCAACTGGGCAGGCACTGCCCGTCCCCTTGGAGGGTCCGTTCCATTGGGAGCTTTGGCCTCGGCAATAAATGCCTTGCTTGAACAAACGCTTTGTCTGTGAGCGTCCTCCTcgagcagggccacctagagtCAGTTGCCCAGTACCATGTCAAGATGGCTTTAGAATACTGCCAAGGTGGGAGACTCCACGatctctctgggcaaactgtaCAAGTGCTCAGTCATCCTCACGTTGGAGAAATGCCTTCggatgttcagacagaacctgCTGTGTTGCATTTTATGCCCAGTGCCATttgtcctgtccctgggcaccaGCAAAAAGGGTCTGGTTCTTTCCGTCTTGAAAATGGCATCAACAGCAGCAGTTGCCACGTGCTGAGAAGAGCGCAAGGCCTGCAAGGTCCCAGTCGTGCCTGAAGGAGTTTCTGTGCCCCGACACTCGTGGGCCATGTGAGCTGTGCTTGCGGAGGCACCAGCCAGCAGGCCACTGCTCTCATGAGGGGCTGGGCAAACCGCCAGGGGGTGCGGACTGAGCATGTGGCCAGCTTGAACAGCAGGAGGCCGCAGGAACATGCCTGAGGGAGCGCCAGCAGCCTGCGCGCACCAGCAGTGAGTGGGTGCAGTGGGAGGCAACAACCAGCACGCACCCACAGCACGAGAGGGGCTCTGTCAGTGGGCAGCCTGGactgttctgctctgctcatCTGCTCTGCCTCACCAACAGGCCTGGGCTATAGCCCCAGCGGCATCCTCAGCCAACGGCAACACGCATTCCGTCAAGCGTGTGGAAGCAACAAGGCGCAGCCTTGGGAACCGCTCATCAGAAAGCCATCCCCTCCACTGCTGTTCCTCCAGCACCCAGTCGGACCGACACAGCCATCCAGATGGAACGCCAGGCAGCTCACACGACCACCCAGCCCTCAGGGTGCAGGATGCACATTGTGCCATTCCCTGAGACGGAGAACCAGAGCAAGCACACCAGTGTGAggtgagcctcctcttctccaggccgaaccaccccagctccctcagctgctcctcagtaagacttgttctccagacccctcaccagcttcgttgcccttctctggactctctcaagcacctccatgtccttcttgtagcgaggggcccaaaactgaacacagcactcgaggtgcggcctcaccagagccgagtacaggggcacaatcacttccctagacctgctggccacactgtttcttatgcaagccaggatgctgttggccttcttggccacctgagcacactgctggctcatattcagccgactatcaaccaatactcctAGGTCCcgctctgccaggcagctttccaaccactcatctccagcctgtagcgctgcttggggttgttgtgccccaggtgcaggatccggcattggccttgttgaacctcatacagttggcctcagcccatcgctccagcctatccagatcctcctgcagagccttcctaccctcgagcagatcaacacacgcacctaacttggtgtcatctgcaaacttactgagggtgcactcgatcccctcatccagatcatcaataaagatattaaagagaactggccccagtactgagccctgggggactccactagtgaccggcctccaactggatttgactccattcaccacaactctctgggcccggctacccagccagtttctaacccaacaaagcgtacgccagtccaagccaagagcagccagtttcttgaggagaatgctgtgggaaactgTGGAGCTATAAacatacattcttttttttttatttatttcatgcaatTACACGTATTACAACATGTGAATGAATTCCTGCCTGGCCCAATgcaagagctgctgcccagccatTTGGCAGGACCCATGACAGCCTGGTCTTTGCCCCGCTCCTCTGTGGGCCAGGCCAACTCCCTGATGGGTCCAAACTTGAGCTCAAAGGTGATTTATTTTAGTGGCTGATCTTGCCCAGGGAAAGCCCTGGTGAAGGACTGGGAGTGAGTGCATGCGAGAAGGCAGGAGGGTGAGCACGACTGCCCATTCTTGTCTGGTGAGCCACCGGATGGCTCCTGTCACACCTACACCCAAAGCGGAGGATGCTCTCCCATCGCTGCCCAAGGCTGACCGTCACTCCTCCAGCCTGGAGGCACCGTCAGCAGGAACATGCCAGCCCCAGTCAAAATCTCACCCATGCCTTCAACTGCAGGCGGAGAAGGGAACACAAATCCCTCCTGCTGGAACAGCCCTGGGGGACCAGCGTAACTCTGACAAGCTGCAAGAACAAACCTCGAGATCCGACCCAGTGGGAGCAGAGGACCTGTCTCTCCTTGCCTCTCACTGCAAGCCCTCCTGTTCCAATGACTGTCTATGGGTTACTTTTTCAGAACTTAACGTGGAATGGCACACGAGGAGCACAACCTCCACAGGCTACATCGCccaaatttctttctgcagacagcCCTGGGGGCTCCCGTGAGCTGTGCAGAGACAGCCCGGGGAACTCTGTCCAGCCACGTGCCTCTGCTACTCAGGTGACACCAGGGCCTGGGCTGCCCGGGGCAGCTGGGCATCGCTGTGCCACAGTGGGGACCGAGGGTGGGGCAGGGGTCCTGTGGCAGGGCGGGGGCGCAGGTGACATCAGAGGACGTGTCACAATGGGGGGACTGCTTTTAAGGCAGCcgcaggcagcgctgctgcaTTTTGGCCTGAGCCATCGGTGAGTGCAGTACCAGGGGGAAGACGGGGCtaggccagggctggggcacaaATGCTGGCCTCCCAAGGGCTTGCTAAGCCTGTGGCCAGGGCTCAGCCGCTCAGGGCAGGGCTTGCGGCTGTCGCCGCCAGCACTGCCCAcagtccctgctgcctcccagccccttcGCCCCCTCTCCTACCTGACCCTAGGGGTCTGCGGCTCCTGTCGTagctcccacccagccccactgACCCGCTTCTCTCTCACCTCTTTCAGACCATGGCTTCAGGCACTTTTTTTCATCCTGACGTTCCTGGGTTTTGGCCCGCAGAAGGTCGGCGATGAACTAGATGCAGATACAAATGAGCCCATACAGCAGCGTGCGGAGATGCTGCAGGAGCGCATGATGCAGCTCCTGTTGGAAATTGAGAAGAGGGACCAGGAGCGCCACAGGCACGGTGGCATGCAAGCCGTGCTCTTATCTGTGTTGCTGCGCTGGCAGTTCTGGTTCAGCATTGGAGTTCTTGTCCTTTTCTTCTGGTACCTCTGGTGGCTTCTTAGAAGGATCCGAGagcctgacagcagcagtgaggaggaGAGCTCCAGTAGCGAAGAAGATGAGAGCTCCAGTAGcgaagaagaggaggaagagcaagaaagacCACGACCAAACCCCAATAATGCAGACGATCTGGCTGATTATGTAAGTCAGCGCATCTACTGGCCACTTCCAAATCCAATCATCAGATGCTATcaggtggtggaggtggtggaagACCTCCTGAATGTCTACAGCTCGGTCTTTCAAGAGACTTTCTTTCCGGAGCTGCAGTCAGCCATCGGAGTGGGCAGTGCCTTTGAAGGTTGGAGTCCCCGTGAGAATGACACTGTCTACCGCCTACTTATGCCCATGACGGCCCCCCGTGGGCACTCCTTCCACCTGGAGCTGGGCAATGAGGACTGATATGCTGGCGAGGAACTCCTCTATCCGTGTCGAGCTGGAGTGCACGTGCGCGAGGGAGCAGGCCTTTGAGgacatgctgtgcttcctccaccaTTCTGAGGATGAGCTGAAAAATCAGGAGCCGAGCCTCCTAGACACCCTCTGCACCGACTCCTACCTAGATGCGGAGAAGACTGCAAGGTGGTTCCAGAACTTCGTGAAAACAGCCTGGGTGGTTATGCCTCAGTCGCACATTTACAATGTAAAAGTGCTACCTTCCAGCCGCTCCTGCAAGTTCCAGATGACAAATGCTACCAAGAGAAACCTCACCATTGAGATAATATTTGGGGTTCAGCAAGGCAATTCAGACATCTTCCTGAGCAGCCAGAGGACGGAGGCCATCTTTACCCGCAGCACAACATggccacagagctgtgctgttgCAGAGAGGAAGTTCTTCCAGCACATAAACGCCGAAGCCTGGTTCTACAGCTTACACCTCAAGTGCATGCAGATCTGCGCCCGTATGCTGGTGGGCACAAGCATTTCCACTTATGTCATCAAGACTGTTGTCATGCACCTCCTGACCACCATCCCCTTGGAAATGTGGCACAGGGAGGATTTTCTGCTGCGGCTGGATGATATCATTCGGTACCTGCACTGCTGCCTGGAAGAGAAACGCCTCAACCACTTCTTCTTTGGCAACGAGATGGTGCCCGATGTGATTGTCCTGCCACCAGCCTTCCAATTTTCTGGCCCAGTCAACCTTTTCGAGCACCTGGAGCAGGACACGCATGCCTACACCCACGCGCTGGAAGAGTTCCAGGAGCTGCGCAATCGGCTCACAAGACTGATGATCTATGGACACTGAAAGAGGCCTTCGTGCACAGACAGGGCACTCTGCTGACAGCGGGTGACCAACTCTTACCACTCTGGGGGGAGCCAGACCTCATGCAGCTCAAGAGACTGCTTCATGGACGTTTGACGCAGAGACTGCTGATACCAACTGGGCAGGCACTGCCCGTCCCCTTGGAGGGTCCGTTCCATTGGGAGCTTTGGCCTCGGCAATAAATGCCTTGCTTGAACAAACGCTTTGTCTGTGAGCGTCCTCCTcgagcagggccacctagagtCAGTTGCCCAGTACCATGTCAAGATGGCTTTAGAATACTGCCAAGGTGGGAGACTCCACGatctctctgggcaaactgtaCAAGTGCTCAGTCATCCTCACGTTGGAGAAATGCCTTCggatgttcagacagaacctgCTGTGTTGCATTTTATGCCCAGTGCCATttgtcctgtccctgggcaccaGCAAAAAGGGTCTGGTTCTTTCCGTCTTGAAAATGGCATCAACAGCAGCAGTTGCCACGTGCTGAGAAGAGCGCAAGGCCTGCAAGGTCCCAGTCGTGCCTGAAGGAGTTTCTGTGCCCCGACACTCGTGGGCCATGTGAGCTGTGCTTGCGGAGGCACCAGCCAGCAGGCCACTGCTCTCATGAGGGGCTGGGCAAACCGCCAGGGGGTGCGGACTGAGCATGTGGCCAGCTTGAACAGCAGGAGGCCGCAGGAACATGCCTGAGGGAGCGCCAGCAGCCTGCGCGCACCAGCAGTGAGTGGGTGCAGTGGGAGGCAACAACCAGCACGCACCCACAGCACGAGAGGGGCTCTGTCAGTGGGCAGCCTGGactgttctgctctgctcatCTGCTCTGCCTCACCAACAGGCCTGGGCTATAGCCCCAGCGGCATCCTCAGCCAACGGCAACACGCATTCCGTCAAGCGTGTGGAAGCAACAAGGCGCAGCCTTGGGAACCGCTCATCAGAAAGCCATCCCCTCCACTGCTGTTCCTCCAGCACCCAGTCGGACCGACACAGCCATCCAGATGGAACGCCAGGCAGCTCACACGACCACCCAGCCCTCAGGGTGCAGGATGCACATTGTGCCATTCCCTGAGACGGAGAACCAGAGCAAGCACACCAGTGTGAggtgagcctcctcttctccaggccgaaccaccccagctccctcagctgctcctcgtaagacttgttctccagacccctcaccagcttcgttgcccttctctggactctctcaagcacctccatgtccttcttgtagcgaggggcccaaaactgaacacagcactcgaggtgcggcctcaccagagccgagtacagggggacaatcacttccctagccctgctggccacactgtttcttatgcaagccaggatgctgttggccttcttggccacctgagcacactgctggctcatattcagcccactatcaaccaatactcctAGGTCCcgcatctcccagcctgtagcgctgcttggggttgttgtgccccaggtgcaggacccggcattggccttgttgaacctcatacagttggcctcagcccatcgctccagcctatccagatcctcctgcagagccttcctaccctcgagcagatcaacacacgcacctaacttggtgtcatctgcaaacttactgagggtgcactcgatcccctcatccagatcatcaataaagatattaaagagaactggccccagtactgagccctgggggactccactagtgaccggcctccaactggatttgactccattcaccacaactctttgggcccggctgcccagccagtttctaacccaacaaagcgtacgccagtccaagccaagagcagccagtttcttgaggagaatgctgtgggaaactgTGGAGCTATAAacatacattctttttttttttttttatttcatgcaattACACGTATTACAACATGTGAATGAATTCCTGCCTGGCCCAATgcaagagctgctgcccagccatTTGGCAGGACCCATGACAGCCTGGTCTTTGCCCCGCTCCTCTGTGGGCCAGGCCAACTCCCTGATGGGTCCAAACTTGAGCTCAAAGGTGATTTATTTTAGTGGCTGATCTTGCCCAGGGAAAGCCCTGGTGAAGGACTGGGAGTGAGTGCATGCGAGAAGGCAGGAGGGTGAGCACGACTGCCCATTCTTGTCTGGTGAGCCACCGGATGGCTCCTGTCACACCTACACCCAAAGCGGAGGATGCTCTCCCATCGCTGCCCAAGGCTGACCGTCACTCCTCCAGCCTGGAGGCACCGTCAGCAGGAACATGCCAGCCCCAGTCAAAATCTCACCCATGCCTTCAATGCAGGCGGAGAAGGGAACACAAATCCCTCCTGCTGGAACAGTCCTGGGGGACCAGCGTAACTCTGACAAGCTGCAAGAACAAACCTCGAGATCCGACCCAGTGGGAGCAGAGGACCTGTCTCTCCTTGCCTCTCACTGCAAGCCCTCCTGTTCCAATGACTGTCTATGGGTTACTTTTTCAGAACTTAACGTGGAATGGCACACGAGGAGCACAACCTCCACAGGCTACATCGCccaaatttctttctgcagacagcCCTGGGGGCTCCCGTGAGCTGTGCAGAGACAGCCCGGGGAACTCTGTCCAGCCACGTGCCTCTGCACTCAGGTGACACCAGGGCCTGGGCTGCCCGGGGCAGCTGGGCATCGCTGTGCCACAGTGGGGACCGAGGGTGGGGCAGGGGTCCTGTGGCAGGGCGGGGGCGCAGGTGACATCAGAGGACGTGTCACAATGGGGGGGACTGCTTTTAAGGCAGCcgcaggcagcgctgctgcaTTTTGGCCTGAGCCATCGGTGAGTGCAGTACCAGGGGGAAGACGGGGCtaggccagggctggggcacaaATGCTGGCCTCCCAAGGGCTTGCTAAGCCTGTGGCCAGGGCTCAGCCGCTCAGGGCAGGGCTCGCGGCTGTCGCCGCCAGCACTGCCCAcagtccctgctgcctcccagccccttcGCCCCCTCTCCTACCTGACCCTAGGGGTCTGCGGCTCCTGTCGTagctcccacccagccccactgACCCGCTTCTCTCTCACCTCTTTCAGACCATGGCTTCGGCACTTTTTTTCATCCTGACGTTCCTGGGTTTTGGCCCGCAGAAGGTCGGCGATGAACTAGATGCAGATACAAATGAGCCCATACAGCAGCGTGCGGAGATGCTGCAGGAGCGCATGATGCAGCTCCTGTTGGAAATTGAGAAGAGGGACCAGGAGCGCCACAGGCACGGTGGCATGCAAGCCGTGCTCTTATCTGTGTTGCTGCGCTGGCAGTTCTGGTTCAGCATTGGAGTTCTTGTCCTTTTCTTCTGGTACCTCTGGTGGCTTCTTAGAAGGATCCGAGagcctgacagcagcagtgaggaggaGAGCTCCAGTAGCGAAGAAGATGAGAGCTCCAGTAGcgaagaagaggaggaagagcaagaaagacCACGACCAAACCCCAATAATGCAGATGATCTGGCTGATTATGTAAGTCAGCGCATCTACTGGCCACTTCCAAATCCAATCATCAGATGCTATcaggtggtggaggtggtggaagACCTCCTGAATGTCTACAGCTCGGTCTTTCAAGAGACTTTCTTTCCGGAGCTGCAGTCAGCCATCGGAGTGGGCAGTGCCTTTGAAGGTTGGAGTCCCCGTGAGAATGACACTGTCTACCGCCTACTTATGCCCATGACGGCCCCCCGTGGGCACTCCTTCCACCTGGAGCTGGGCAATGAGGACGATATGCTGGCGAGGAACTCCTCTATCCGTGTCGAGCTGGAGTGCACGTGCGCGAGGGAGCAGGCCTTTGAGgacatgctgtgcttcctccaccaTTCTGAGGATGAGCTGAAAAATCAGGAGCCGAGCCTCCTAGACACCCTCTGCACCGACTCCTACCTAGATGCGGAGAAGACTGCAAGGTGGTTCCAGAACTTCGTGAAAACAGCCTGGGTGGTTATGCCTCAGTCGCACATTTACAATGTAAAAGTGCTACCTTCCAGCCGCTCCTGCAAGTTCCAGATGACAAATGCTACCAAGAGAAACCTCACCATTGAGATAATATTTGGGGTTCAGCAAGGCAATTCAGACATCTTCCTGAGCAGCCAGAGGACGGAGGCCATCTTTACCCGCAGCACAACATggccacagagctgtgctgttgCAGAGAGGAAGTTCTTCCAGCACATAAACGCCGAAGCCTGGTTCTACAGCTTACACCTCAAGTGCATGCAGATCTGCGCCCGTATGCTGGTGGGCACAAGCATTTCCACTTATGTCATCAAGACTGTTGTCATGCACCTCCTGACCACCATCTCCTTGGAAATGTGGCACAGGGAGGATTTTCTGCTGCGGCTGGATGATATCATTCGGTACCTGCACTGCTGCCTGGAAGAGAAACGCCTCAACCACTTCTTCTTTGGCAACGAGATGGTGCCCGATGTGATTGTCCTGCCACCAGCCTTCCAATTTTCTGGCCCAGTCAACCTTTTCGAGCACCTGGAGCAGGACACGCATGCCTACACCCACGCGCTGGAAGAGTTCCAGGAGCTGCGCAATCGGCTCACAAGACTGATGATCTATGGACGCTGAAAGAGGCCTTCGTGCACAGACAGGGCACTCTGCTGACAGCGGGTGACCAACTCTTACCACTCTGGGGGGAGCCAGACCTCATGCAGCTCAAGAGACTGCTTCATGGACGTTTGACGCAGAGACTGCTGATACCAACTGGGCAGGCACTGCCCGTCCCCTTGGAGGGTCCGTTCCATTGGGAGCTTTGGCCTCGGCAATAAATGCCTTGCTTGAACAAACGCTTTGTCTGTGAGCGTCCTCCTcgagcagggccacctagagtCAGTTGCCCAGTACCATGTCAAGATGGCTTTAGAATACTGCCAAGGTGGGAGACTCCACGatctctctgggcaaactgtaCAAGTGCTTTACCTTTTGGTTAGCCCTAAAGTGGTCAGGCcagttggactaggtgatctttagAATAGTTCAGtgtggaagggacctttaaagcTGAAGCTTTTCCCCTGCTTTCCCTCACACCTGGTGCTGTTAATACTGACCATTAACTGTGCTCTCACATCCTATGACTAGagattgcatttgctttttttaatgtgttattaCATCTGTAGCTACACAAATCATTTGGTTTTGATACAA from Cygnus atratus isolate AKBS03 ecotype Queensland, Australia unplaced genomic scaffold, CAtr_DNAZoo_HiC_assembly HiC_scaffold_156, whole genome shotgun sequence carries:
- the LOC118250414 gene encoding LOW QUALITY PROTEIN: inositol 1,4,5-trisphosphate receptor-interacting protein-like 1 (The sequence of the model RefSeq protein was modified relative to this genomic sequence to represent the inferred CDS: deleted 1 base in 1 codon), which gives rise to MHIVPFPETENQSKHTSVRPWLQALFFILTFLGFGPQKVGDELDADTNEPIQQRAEMLQERMMQLLLEIEKRDQERHRHGGMQAVLLSVLLRWQFWFSIGVLVLFFWYLWWLLRRIREPDSSSEEESSSSEEDESSSSEEEEEEQERPRPNPNNADDLADYVSQRIYWPLPNPIIRCYQVVEVVEDLLNVYSSVFQETFFPELQSAIGVGSAFEGWSPRENDTVYRLLMPMTAPRGHSFHLELGNEDDMLARNSSIRVELECTCAREQAFEDMLCFLHHSEDELKNQEPSLLDTLCTDSYLDAEKTARWFQNFVKTAWVVMPQSHIYNVKVLPSSRSCKFQMTNATKRNLTIEIIFGVQQGNSDIFLSSQRTEAIFTRSTTWPQSCAVAERKFFQHINAEAWFYSLHLKCMQICARMLVGTSISTYVIKTVVMHLLTTIPLEMWHREDFLLRLDDIIRYLHCCLEEKRLNHFFFGNEMVPDVIVLPPAFQFSGPVNLFEHLEQDTHAYTHALEEFQELRNRLTRLMIYGH
- the LOC118250325 gene encoding inositol 1,4,5-trisphosphate receptor-interacting protein-like 1 translates to MASALFFILTFLGFGPQKVGDELDADTNEPIQQRAEMLQERMMQLLLEIEKRDQERHRHGGMQAVLLSVLLRWQFWFSIGVLVLFFWYLWWLLRRIREPDSSSEEESSSSEEDESSSSEEEEEEQERPRPNPNNADDLADYVSQRIYWPLPNPIIRCYQVVEVVEDLLNVYSSVFQETFFPELQSAIGVGSAFEGWSPRENDTVYRLLMPMTAPRGHSFHLELGNEDDMLARNSSIRVELECTCAREQAFEDMLCFLHHSEDELKNQEPSLLDTLCTDSYLDAEKTARWFQNFVKTAWVVMPQSHIYNVKVLPSSRSCKFQMTNATKRNLTIEIIFGVQQGNSDIFLSSQRTEAIFTRSTTWPQSCAVAERKFFQHINAEAWFYSLHLKCMQICARMLVGTSISTYVIKTVVMHLLTTISLEMWHREDFLLRLDDIIRYLHCCLEEKRLNHFFFGNEMVPDVIVLPPAFQFSGPVNLFEHLEQDTHAYTHALEEFQELRNRLTRLMIYGR